TTATAAATTAGCAAGAGAGTTGATGTATTCTGATGAATATCATAAAGCAAAAATAAGAATTATGAAACCACTTGATAAATTTTATAAAATGTTCGAATCAAGAACAAAGCAAAAAGTTGAAGAAGCAAGAATTGTTGTAAAAAAATTAGAGTTTTATGTAACGGTTATAGTTCTTTTTTCTATTATTGTGTTTTTATTGTCTTTTTTTATTATTCTATTTAGAATTGTACAACCTTTAGAGTTATTAAGAGTTTCAATGCTTAGATTATCAAAAAATGATATGAATGTGGAACTAGATAAAGAAAAATATCAAGATGAAATTGGAGATATGATTGGTGCTGTTGATGTATTTAAAGATAATACAAAAAAACTAATAACAAGTGAGCAAAAGATTAAGCTCTCTATGCAAGAAGCAACAAGTGCAAATAAAGCAAAATCTATTTTTTTAGTAAGAATGAGCCACGAGTTAAGAACACCATTAAATGCAATAATGGGCTTTTCAAATCTACTTAAAAAATCTGAAAATATAAATGAGCAAGAGAGAAAAAATTTAAGTATTATTAAAAAAAGTGCAAACCATCTACTAAATATCATAAATGAAATACTTGAACTTTCAAAGATTGAAGCAGGAAAAATAGAGATAGTTCCTAAAAGTTTTAATTTTGAAGAACTTTTAAAAGAGATAGAATCTATCTTTGAATTTAGATGTGAATCAAAAGGTTTAAAATTTAAACTAATAAAATCAGAAAATATTCCAACATTTATAAAAGTTGATGAATTAAGACTTCGTCAGATTCTAATAAATTTATTAGGAAACTCAATAAAGTTTACAAAAAAAGGTGAAATCTCTTTATATGTATATGAGCTAAATAAAAAGTTATTTTTTGAAGTAAAAGATACAGGTATTGGTATTTCTAAAGTAAATTTAAAAAAGATTTTCAAACCATTTGAACAAGTAAAAAAAGATGATTATAGTCAAAATGGTACAGGTTTGGGCTTATCAATTACTAAAGAGTTAATATCTTTAATGAATGGAACTATATATGTAAAAAGTATTTTGAATAAAGGAAGTGAGTTTTACTTTAGTATTAGTTATGAAGATTCAAGTCGTGATGAAATAGATATAAAAATTGATAAAAGTAGTATAAAATCAATTCAAAATCAAAATTTTGAAAAATCAATTTTAGTAGTTGATGATATAAAAGAGAATAGACAATTAGTAACTCAAATATTAAATCAGTATGAGTTTAAAGTTTTTGAAGCAAGTAGTGGTACTGAAGCTTTAGCTCTTTATGAAAAAAATAGAATTGATTTGATTTTTATGGATATTTTGATGAGTGATATGAATGGACTTGATGCCATAAAAAAAATAAGAGAAGAGAAAAATGATAGAAAAATTCCTATTATTACTCTATCTGCAAATGTTTTTTTAGAAGATAGAAGAAAAGCTTTGAAAGCTGGTGCAAATGACTTTTTACCTAAGCCTTTTGAAGAAGAGAGTATTTTAGCTTTACTTCAAAAATATCTAAATGTAGATGTATGTTTTAAAGATGAAGTTAAGCAACCTTCTTCAAATATAGAAGATTTACCAGTAGAATTTTATGAAAAATTAAAAGAGTACTCTATTCTTATGAGCAATGAAGAGATATTGAAAATATTGGATACATACTTGCTAAAAGATTCTAGTAAAAAAGTAATAATTGAATTATTAGAAAACTTTGACTATCAGCAGATAATAAATCTATGTGATAGTAACCTAAATAAAGCTGTATAAATTTTATACCAAAAACAGTAATCAAACAACACTAAAAGCAACACTTAAACAACACTACTTTTTTATACTTTCAATATAAGTTTAAAAGACTTAAATTGAAAGGAGATTTAATGAAAATGAGATTTGCTAAAGCAGTAGTTGCTTCTACATTATTAGCTGGTATGCTTGCACATGCTGCTGATACAATTAAGGTTGGTGTTTTACACTCACTATCAGGAACAATGGCTATTTCTGAAACAACATTAAAAGATACGGTATTAATGTTAATCAAAAAGCAGAATGAAGAAGGTGGATTATTAGGTAAAAAACTAGAACCTGTTGTAGTTGACCCAGCTTCAAACTGGCCACTATTTGCTGAAAAAATGAGAAGTTTACTTACTAAAGATAAAGTTGATGTAACATTTGGTTGTTGGACATCTGTTTCTAGAAAATCTGTTCTTCCTGTTGTTGAAGAGTTAAATGGTATTTTATTTTATCCTGTTCAATATGAAGGTGAAGAATCATCTAAAAATATTTTCTATACTGGTGCTGCGCCAAACCAACAAGCAATTCCAGCAGTTGATTATTTAATGAATGAAGTTAAAGTTAAAAGATGGGTATTAGCAGGAACTGATTATGTTTATCCAAGAACAACAAATAAGATTTTAAAAGCATATTTAAAATCTAAAGGTGTAAAAGATAAAGATATTATGGTTAATTATACTCCATTTGGATATTCAGACTGGCAAAGTATTGTAAGTGATATCAAAAAATTTGGTAGTACTGGATTAAAAACTGCTGTTGTTTCTACTATTAATGGTGATGCAAATGTACCATTTTATAAAGAGTTAGCAAATCAAGGTATTAAAGCTGAAGATATTCCTGTTGTTGCATTCTCTGTTGGAGAAGAAGAACTTTCAGGTATCGATACTAAACCATTAGTTGGACACTTAGCTGCGTGGAATTACTTCCAAAGTGTTGAAACAAAACAAAATGATGAGTTTATTAAATCTTGGCACAAATTCAAAAAAGATAATAAAAAAGTTACAAATGACCCAATGGAAGCTACTTATATTGGATTTAACTTATGGGTAAAAGCTGTTAAAAAAGCTGGAACTACTGATGTTGATAAAGTAAGAAAAGCAATGATTGGATTATCAGTTCCTAACTTAACTGGTGGAACAGCAACAATGCTTAAAAATCACCATATTACAAAACCAGTATTAATTGGAGAAATTCAAGATAATGGTCAATTTGAAACTGTATGGGAAACAGAAAAAGAAGTACCAGGTGATGCTTGGTCAAACTATTTACCAGATAGTAAAAATTTAATTTCTGATTGGACAGATCCTGTTAATTGTGGAAATTATAATACAGTTACTAAAAAATGTTTAGGAAATAGTAAATAATAATATGAGAGTTCTTCTCTCATATTAAAAAAGGATTGGTATGAAGTTTTTAAAAATAATATTGCTTAATTTATTACTTTTAACTTTTTGTTTTGGTTCTAGTTTTGAAGAAGATTCTTCTAAACTTATGACTAGAAGCTTTAATAAAAAACAAGTGGTTTTAGATGAGTTATTAAATAAATATAAAGATGATGCAAGATTTGAAACACTTTTAAAATATATGTTAAAAGGTGACTTGTATTATACAAAAGAGGATAAAAGACTTGTAGTTTTATTAAAAAAAGTAGAATATTCATATTTTACACAAGATTTACTAACAGGTAAAAACTTAGAAAAAAAAGAGAAATATGACTTTAAAAAGATAAAAATAAATAATAAATTAAGAAGTGTTATAAAAGCTGCACTTGCACAAATAAATCTTTTTTCAACAAATAAAGATAAAAGATATAGTGCTGCAAAAAATATATTATCAAACTTAGAAAAAGAAGATGAGGTATTAATAAATAAAGCTTTACAAATAGAAAAAGTTGTAAGTGTAAAAGAACTTTTACTAGAAAGTAAAATAAATCTAATAGCTTTATATTCAACTAATTTAGAGCAAAGAGTAGAAGCTGTTAAAAAACTTGGTTCATATATGTCTTCAAGAACTTTTGAAACATTAAAAAATATAGAAAACTCTTTAGATGAGAAGATATTAAAAGATGAAGCAAAAAAAGCATTAGGAACTATAAAACATAAAAAAAGTTTTTATGGAGTAATTCAAGAGCTATTTTTTGGTCTTAGTTTAGGTTCTGTTTTATTATTAGCAGCAATTGGTTTAGCTATTACTTTTGGAGTAATGAAAGTTATTAATATGGCCCATGGAGAATTGATTATGATTGGAGCATATACAACATATACAATTCAACAATTAATGCCAAATTTAATAGAGTATTCTGTAATTATTGCAATTCCTGTGGCTTTCGTAGTAAGTGGATTAGTTGGGGTTTTAATTGAAAGATTAGTTATAAGACATCTTTATGGAAGACCTTTGGAGACACTTCTTGCAACATTTGGAATTAGTTTAATATTACAACAATTAGTAAGAAGTATTTACTCACCTTTAAATCAAGAAGTGAAAACACCTTCTTGGATGAGTGGAGCGTTAGAGATAAATAGTTCACTATTTTTAACATACAATAGATTGTATATTATTATTTTTGCATTGATTGTATTTTTTGGTGTTTTATTTGTAATGAAAAAAACATCTTTAGGATTAAAAGTTAGAGCAGTTTCTCAAAATAGAACAATAGCAAGAGCAATGGGAATAAAATCAAGTTATATTGATGCCTTAACTTTTGGTATAGGTTCAGGAATTGCAGGAATTGCTGGTGTTGCTTTATCTCAACTTACAAATGTTGGACCAAATTTAGGACAAGCTTATATTGTTGATAGTTTTATGGTTGTTGTA
The window above is part of the Arcobacter sp. CECT 8986 genome. Proteins encoded here:
- the urtA gene encoding urea ABC transporter substrate-binding protein, with translation MKMRFAKAVVASTLLAGMLAHAADTIKVGVLHSLSGTMAISETTLKDTVLMLIKKQNEEGGLLGKKLEPVVVDPASNWPLFAEKMRSLLTKDKVDVTFGCWTSVSRKSVLPVVEELNGILFYPVQYEGEESSKNIFYTGAAPNQQAIPAVDYLMNEVKVKRWVLAGTDYVYPRTTNKILKAYLKSKGVKDKDIMVNYTPFGYSDWQSIVSDIKKFGSTGLKTAVVSTINGDANVPFYKELANQGIKAEDIPVVAFSVGEEELSGIDTKPLVGHLAAWNYFQSVETKQNDEFIKSWHKFKKDNKKVTNDPMEATYIGFNLWVKAVKKAGTTDVDKVRKAMIGLSVPNLTGGTATMLKNHHITKPVLIGEIQDNGQFETVWETEKEVPGDAWSNYLPDSKNLISDWTDPVNCGNYNTVTKKCLGNSK
- the urtB gene encoding urea ABC transporter permease subunit UrtB, which translates into the protein MKFLKIILLNLLLLTFCFGSSFEEDSSKLMTRSFNKKQVVLDELLNKYKDDARFETLLKYMLKGDLYYTKEDKRLVVLLKKVEYSYFTQDLLTGKNLEKKEKYDFKKIKINNKLRSVIKAALAQINLFSTNKDKRYSAAKNILSNLEKEDEVLINKALQIEKVVSVKELLLESKINLIALYSTNLEQRVEAVKKLGSYMSSRTFETLKNIENSLDEKILKDEAKKALGTIKHKKSFYGVIQELFFGLSLGSVLLLAAIGLAITFGVMKVINMAHGELIMIGAYTTYTIQQLMPNLIEYSVIIAIPVAFVVSGLVGVLIERLVIRHLYGRPLETLLATFGISLILQQLVRSIYSPLNQEVKTPSWMSGALEINSSLFLTYNRLYIIIFALIVFFGVLFVMKKTSLGLKVRAVSQNRTIARAMGIKSSYIDALTFGIGSGIAGIAGVALSQLTNVGPNLGQAYIVDSFMVVVFGGVGNLWGTLIAAFSLGEINKFMEPVAGAVLAKVIILVFIILFIQKRPRGLFPQKGRDAED
- a CDS encoding response regulator, with protein sequence MNLKRLFMLLFILNTGLFILVVMVINKYQKSTDTLEQAYQMQYKSLILAHELRQSSDDLTRMARTYVITGNPLFKKQYQTVLDIRNGVKPRPKRYNGIFWDFLTLDGSVATLDGKKIPLRELMQEANFPEEELNLLFTSQNESDDLTNLEHKAMNAIIGVFQDKNGNYTIKSKPNYKLARELMYSDEYHKAKIRIMKPLDKFYKMFESRTKQKVEEARIVVKKLEFYVTVIVLFSIIVFLLSFFIILFRIVQPLELLRVSMLRLSKNDMNVELDKEKYQDEIGDMIGAVDVFKDNTKKLITSEQKIKLSMQEATSANKAKSIFLVRMSHELRTPLNAIMGFSNLLKKSENINEQERKNLSIIKKSANHLLNIINEILELSKIEAGKIEIVPKSFNFEELLKEIESIFEFRCESKGLKFKLIKSENIPTFIKVDELRLRQILINLLGNSIKFTKKGEISLYVYELNKKLFFEVKDTGIGISKVNLKKIFKPFEQVKKDDYSQNGTGLGLSITKELISLMNGTIYVKSILNKGSEFYFSISYEDSSRDEIDIKIDKSSIKSIQNQNFEKSILVVDDIKENRQLVTQILNQYEFKVFEASSGTEALALYEKNRIDLIFMDILMSDMNGLDAIKKIREEKNDRKIPIITLSANVFLEDRRKALKAGANDFLPKPFEEESILALLQKYLNVDVCFKDEVKQPSSNIEDLPVEFYEKLKEYSILMSNEEILKILDTYLLKDSSKKVIIELLENFDYQQIINLCDSNLNKAV